GAAAAATCCCACCCTGCGAGCCTTTTAGAAGTACCGCCGATCCCTTTTCAAGGACTTTATGTGCAAAAGTCGCCGCTTCAATCGCCGTGCGGAAACTTCTAACCTGACAACCGTTGGCCCGAGCCGCCGGTGCCAAAAACTTCTCCGCTTCATCTCCAACAGTCAAAACCCAAGAAAGCATCGCACCGTTACACAGAGCGCCGAGTTTTTGATGCTCCTGCGCACTGGAAACGCCGAGTTCATTCATGCTGCCTAAAATCGCAATCCTGGATGGAACATTTAGACTGTAAAGTGCTCGAAGCGCCGCTTCAGCAGCCGCTGGACTAGAATTATATGTGTCATCTATCAACAGAGAATTTTCCACCCCGCGCAAGAAATTCATCCGACCAGGAACAGGTTGAATTTTACCAAGTCCCGATACGATCTCATCCGGAGAAAGCCCCATCTTTACCGCCACAGCCACAGCAGAAGTCACCGGCAAAAGCGAATGATCGCCAAAGACCTTAACCTTGGCTGGAAATTGCCCAAATTCTGGCGAGTTTACCTTTCCGACATAGCCATCAACCAGATTAAAATCATCAATTTCGAAGTTGTACTCCGCTGACACCAACGCACCATAAGTGCTAAAATTGGAATTCGTCAAATATTTAGAAAATTCCGCCGCCACGCTATCACGATTTATTAGAGCAATTTTAGAAAAATTAGCAGCAAAAAGTTCTTCCTGTGCCACCGCATCCAGCGACCCAAAAAACTCCATATGCTCAGGGCTTACCGCAGTAATCACAGCCAAATCAGGACTCAAATATTGCCCAAACTTCTCAATGTCTCCAGGTCTATCCGTACCAAGTTCTTGTATAATAATTTCTGGCTCAGTCGCGCTTTGCGCCCTGATTCTTTGTCTCGCCGCCTTAAAAACTTTGTGCCACTGCCAAAAATTCCTTGGATTTCCCGGAAAATCAATCCCCAAAATCGCCAAAGGGGCACTCAGATGCGTATTGTGATTGCCCTCGTGAAGTCGCACGCGATATTTTTCACTCAAAAGCGTAGCAATAGCCAACTTAGAGCTTGTCTTACCAACAGATCCAGCCACCACAATCAACTTAATGTCAGGGTGCTTGATGAGGTATTTTTTAACATATTTTTCGAGTCTTTTTGTGATTCTTTGCTTAAACATAATCTCCG
This sequence is a window from bacterium. Protein-coding genes within it:
- the murF gene encoding UDP-N-acetylmuramoyl-tripeptide--D-alanyl-D-alanine ligase, with protein sequence MFKQRITKRLEKYVKKYLIKHPDIKLIVVAGSVGKTSSKLAIATLLSEKYRVRLHEGNHNTHLSAPLAILGIDFPGNPRNFWQWHKVFKAARQRIRAQSATEPEIIIQELGTDRPGDIEKFGQYLSPDLAVITAVSPEHMEFFGSLDAVAQEELFAANFSKIALINRDSVAAEFSKYLTNSNFSTYGALVSAEYNFEIDDFNLVDGYVGKVNSPEFGQFPAKVKVFGDHSLLPVTSAVAVAVKMGLSPDEIVSGLGKIQPVPGRMNFLRGVENSLLIDDTYNSSPAAAEAALRALYSLNVPSRIAILGSMNELGVSSAQEHQKLGALCNGAMLSWVLTVGDEAEKFLAPAARANGCQVRSFRTAIEAATFAHKVLEKGSAVLLKGSQGGIFLEEATKVLLHNQEDARFLVRQDKKWLEEKRAFFESFSQFEEDEV